One region of Halomonas huangheensis genomic DNA includes:
- a CDS encoding TRAP transporter large permease, whose amino-acid sequence MTTIMVCTMIALLLLGFPMMVPLISAAVIGFYMMFGGMGNMDTLIQQMMAGIRPASLIAVPMFILAADIMTRGQSAERLINMVMAFIGHVKGGLAVSTAASCTLFGAVSGSTQATVVAVGSPLRPRMLKSGYSDSFTLALIINASDIAFLIPPSIGMIIYGVISGTSIGELFIAGIGPGLMILVMFSIYCVIYATVRNVPTEPKASWGERFSAVRMALWPLGFPVIIVGGIYGGIFSPTEAAAACVMYAILLEFMIFRSLKMSDIYAIAKSTGLITAVVFILVAVGNGFSWIISFAQIPQALLEAAGINDAGPTGVLIAICVAFFVACMFVDPIVVILVLTPIFAPAIEATGLDPVLVGILITLQVAIGSATPPFGCDIFTAIAIFKRPYLDVIKGTPPFVLLLILAAALLIMFPQIALFLRDIAFR is encoded by the coding sequence ATGACAACAATAATGGTATGCACCATGATCGCCCTGCTTCTGCTGGGCTTTCCGATGATGGTCCCGCTGATCTCTGCTGCAGTGATTGGCTTCTACATGATGTTCGGCGGTATGGGGAACATGGATACCCTGATCCAGCAGATGATGGCTGGCATCCGTCCCGCGTCATTGATCGCTGTGCCCATGTTTATACTCGCTGCCGACATCATGACCCGTGGTCAGTCGGCAGAGCGATTGATCAATATGGTCATGGCCTTCATCGGCCACGTGAAAGGCGGCCTCGCCGTCTCCACCGCAGCATCCTGTACCCTGTTCGGTGCGGTATCGGGCTCCACTCAAGCCACGGTGGTCGCCGTTGGCTCGCCACTGCGCCCTCGGATGCTCAAATCCGGCTACTCGGACTCCTTCACACTGGCGTTGATCATCAATGCCAGTGACATCGCCTTCCTGATTCCGCCAAGCATTGGCATGATCATCTACGGGGTCATCTCCGGTACATCCATCGGAGAGCTGTTCATTGCCGGTATCGGACCGGGCCTGATGATACTGGTGATGTTCTCCATCTACTGTGTGATCTATGCCACCGTGCGCAACGTGCCGACTGAACCCAAGGCCAGCTGGGGAGAGCGCTTCTCGGCCGTACGCATGGCGCTGTGGCCGCTAGGCTTCCCGGTGATCATTGTCGGTGGCATCTACGGTGGCATCTTCAGCCCTACGGAAGCCGCTGCAGCTTGTGTGATGTATGCCATCCTGCTCGAGTTCATGATCTTCCGCTCACTGAAGATGAGCGACATCTATGCCATCGCCAAATCCACAGGCCTGATTACCGCCGTCGTTTTCATTCTGGTTGCCGTTGGCAACGGCTTCTCGTGGATCATTTCCTTCGCGCAGATTCCTCAGGCACTGCTGGAAGCCGCCGGGATCAACGACGCGGGACCGACAGGCGTATTGATCGCCATCTGCGTGGCCTTCTTTGTGGCTTGCATGTTCGTCGACCCGATCGTGGTCATCCTGGTTCTGACTCCGATTTTCGCTCCGGCCATTGAAGCCACGGGGCTGGATCCAGTACTGGTGGGTATCCTGATCACCCTACAGGTTGCCATTGGCTCGGCTACACCACCCTTCGGCTGCGACATCTTCACGGCTATCGCTATTTTCAAGCGCCCCTACCTGGATGTGATCAAGGGCACTCCGCCCTTCGTGTTGCTGCTGATCCTGGCAGCAGCACTGCTGATCATGTTCCCTCAGATTGCGTTGTTCCTGCGCGACATCGCCTTCAGGTAA
- a CDS encoding universal stress protein, producing MFNRILVAVDGSKGALKALQKAVGLHLLTGAELYILCVFKHHSLLEASLSMVRPTQLDLPDDALKEYASEIAVHAKSEAIAWGMAPEKVRAFVKGGRPSRTIVRFARKRECDLIVIGAQGTNGDGGLLLGSVAQRVAGSAECPTLVV from the coding sequence ATGTTCAATAGAATACTGGTTGCTGTAGATGGATCGAAGGGCGCTCTGAAGGCACTGCAGAAGGCCGTAGGCCTGCATCTTCTGACCGGGGCTGAGCTCTATATCCTCTGTGTCTTCAAGCACCACAGCCTGCTTGAAGCGTCACTATCCATGGTAAGGCCAACACAACTGGACCTGCCTGACGACGCGCTCAAGGAGTACGCATCGGAAATCGCGGTACACGCCAAGTCAGAAGCCATTGCGTGGGGGATGGCGCCGGAAAAGGTCAGGGCCTTCGTCAAGGGTGGGCGTCCCTCGCGCACCATTGTGCGGTTCGCCCGCAAACGTGAATGTGATCTGATCGTGATCGGCGCACAGGGCACCAACGGGGACGGTGGGCTACTACTGGGCAGCGTCGCTCAGCGAGTGGCGGGCTCGGCGGAGTGCCCGACGCTGGTGGTTTAA
- a CDS encoding LysR family transcriptional regulator produces MSERTGVALDLEALRSFMVVAQLGSFAAAAEHRHRTVSALSMQIKRLEERLDSRLLVRGSRGVTPSPAGELLLGEARELLRQHDGLVARLTGKGLSGRVRFGMPEGYAPHLVEQVLPDFVAAHPNVLLEAVTAPSGELANRLERGELSLAVALDRPHSLAGGTPLWQSAPVWAASREFVIDPIAPLPLALHPLHCPFRSLGIEALEEMGREWSAVFTSTSIHTLEKAVEVGLAISILDRQRLTPAMRMLTPEDGLPALAGSEARLYFSRRVGAASWPAVEALAELLRQRLEGVGPWPARRSGAVYPR; encoded by the coding sequence ATGAGTGAGCGTACTGGAGTGGCGTTGGACCTTGAAGCGTTACGCAGCTTTATGGTGGTGGCGCAATTGGGCAGCTTCGCAGCGGCGGCTGAACACCGTCACCGCACGGTGAGCGCCCTGAGCATGCAGATCAAACGCCTTGAGGAACGCCTGGATTCGAGACTGCTGGTCCGTGGGTCGCGGGGAGTGACGCCGTCACCTGCTGGTGAGTTGTTGCTGGGAGAAGCTCGTGAGCTGTTGCGTCAGCATGATGGCCTGGTGGCACGCTTGACCGGAAAGGGGCTCAGTGGCCGCGTGCGCTTTGGCATGCCCGAAGGTTATGCTCCTCATTTGGTCGAGCAGGTATTGCCGGACTTTGTCGCTGCGCACCCCAATGTGCTGCTTGAGGCGGTGACTGCCCCCAGTGGCGAGTTGGCCAATCGCCTCGAGCGCGGTGAATTATCATTGGCAGTGGCGCTGGATCGGCCTCATAGTCTCGCCGGCGGTACTCCTTTATGGCAGAGCGCGCCTGTCTGGGCAGCCTCACGCGAATTTGTGATTGACCCGATAGCGCCATTACCTCTGGCACTGCATCCCCTGCACTGTCCCTTTCGCTCGCTGGGCATCGAGGCTCTGGAGGAGATGGGACGTGAATGGTCGGCGGTATTCACCAGCACCAGCATTCATACGTTGGAAAAGGCCGTCGAGGTGGGGTTGGCAATCAGTATCCTTGACCGCCAGAGGCTGACACCAGCGATGCGCATGTTGACGCCGGAGGATGGCTTGCCGGCATTGGCCGGAAGTGAGGCGCGGCTGTATTTCAGTCGACGCGTAGGGGCGGCGTCCTGGCCAGCCGTCGAGGCACTGGCGGAGCTATTGAGACAGCGTCTGGAAGGCGTTGGTCCCTGGCCAGCACGTCGCTCTGGTGCAGTCTATCCCCGCTGA
- a CDS encoding alpha/beta hydrolase-fold protein: MGLAVSFAASLPDMAQAADVSRLPALGLDAEHASVIGISSGGYMANQMAVAWPSRFNSLGLVASGPWGCARGELILALTQCMSTRLGAPDLEALDERWQAYRAHDLVGNATDRGKLRVFIWHGTEDSIISSDVSDAQFRQWHYWLDSPQQQLKSVENVAEHGWPVAAATADESLTNCTEGGAPWLLACDRNLAREALDWWYPSAAAAVKNADAERGQLISFDQHEFDARGLATTGYLYVPESCETGDCSLVVVLHGCEMGPASDSGTVPDFVRLNGFNQQAEAQQLVVLYPQAASSLANPKGCWDWWGFSESRWQIDPQQDSRDGRQLQALMAMVDRLQSAP; the protein is encoded by the coding sequence GTGGGGCTGGCGGTTTCGTTTGCAGCTTCACTTCCAGATATGGCACAAGCTGCTGATGTCTCAAGACTCCCGGCCCTGGGGCTCGATGCTGAGCACGCCTCCGTTATCGGCATATCGTCGGGCGGCTATATGGCCAACCAGATGGCTGTGGCCTGGCCGTCACGCTTCAATAGCCTCGGGCTGGTAGCCAGTGGCCCTTGGGGTTGTGCTCGTGGAGAGCTGATTCTGGCACTGACGCAATGCATGTCTACCCGCTTGGGAGCACCTGATCTCGAGGCTCTCGACGAGCGCTGGCAAGCCTATCGCGCACATGATCTTGTTGGTAATGCCACTGACCGTGGCAAGCTACGCGTATTTATCTGGCATGGTACAGAGGACAGCATCATCTCTTCCGATGTCAGTGATGCCCAATTCCGTCAGTGGCACTACTGGCTGGATAGCCCCCAGCAACAATTGAAGAGCGTAGAGAACGTCGCTGAACACGGCTGGCCGGTTGCCGCCGCAACTGCCGATGAGTCACTCACCAATTGCACCGAAGGGGGTGCTCCCTGGCTACTGGCCTGTGATCGAAATCTGGCCCGCGAAGCACTGGACTGGTGGTACCCGAGTGCTGCTGCCGCTGTGAAGAATGCCGATGCCGAGCGTGGCCAGTTGATCAGCTTTGATCAGCACGAGTTCGATGCACGAGGGCTCGCCACTACCGGCTATCTGTATGTGCCTGAAAGCTGTGAGACGGGGGACTGTTCTCTGGTGGTGGTCCTGCATGGCTGCGAGATGGGGCCAGCCAGCGATTCCGGCACCGTACCCGACTTCGTTCGGCTCAACGGGTTCAACCAGCAGGCAGAGGCCCAACAGCTTGTGGTGCTCTACCCTCAGGCAGCATCCAGTCTGGCCAACCCGAAGGGTTGCTGGGACTGGTGGGGCTTCAGTGAAAGCCGCTGGCAAATCGACCCTCAGCAGGACAGTCGTGACGGTCGCCAGCTCCAGGCACTAATGGCCATGGTTGACCGCCTCCAATCGGCACCTTGA
- a CDS encoding FKBP-type peptidyl-prolyl cis-trans isomerase has product MKTLLTSASLIALLGAAPLAFSAPETDQAKLSYSLGVTLGQSIQQDVEDLDTDAFTDAVQDVFAGGEMDMTDEEIAEVLTRFQQEAMAKRQEEQQQRQEEMQQKAEENKTTGEEFRSENAEKDGVTTTDSGLQYREVEEGDGETPAAGDTVEVNYEGKLIDGTVFDSSYERGEPVSFEVGQVIDGWQEALKMMNVGDTWEVVIPPELAYGTYGQGPIGPNETLVFKVELLGVTPAAEAADEATDEASAEATEETADEDK; this is encoded by the coding sequence ATGAAGACACTGCTGACATCCGCCTCCTTGATCGCCCTTCTGGGGGCGGCACCGCTAGCGTTCTCTGCACCGGAAACCGACCAGGCCAAGCTGAGCTATAGCCTTGGCGTCACACTGGGACAGAGTATCCAGCAAGACGTTGAAGATCTGGACACCGACGCGTTCACCGATGCCGTTCAAGATGTGTTCGCCGGCGGTGAAATGGACATGACCGATGAAGAAATTGCCGAGGTCCTGACCAGGTTCCAGCAGGAAGCCATGGCCAAGCGTCAGGAAGAACAGCAGCAGCGCCAGGAAGAAATGCAGCAGAAGGCTGAGGAAAACAAGACCACTGGTGAGGAATTCCGCAGCGAAAACGCCGAGAAGGATGGCGTGACCACCACCGATTCCGGTCTCCAGTACCGTGAGGTCGAGGAAGGTGACGGCGAGACTCCGGCAGCCGGTGACACCGTAGAGGTCAACTACGAAGGTAAGCTGATTGACGGTACGGTATTCGACAGTTCCTACGAGCGCGGCGAGCCGGTCAGCTTTGAAGTCGGTCAGGTGATCGACGGCTGGCAGGAAGCACTGAAGATGATGAACGTCGGTGATACCTGGGAAGTCGTGATTCCGCCGGAGCTGGCCTACGGTACCTATGGTCAGGGCCCGATCGGCCCCAACGAGACTCTGGTCTTCAAGGTTGAACTGCTGGGCGTAACTCCGGCGGCTGAAGCCGCTGATGAGGCTACAGACGAAGCCTCTGCCGAAGCGACAGAAGAAACCGCCGACGAAGACAAATAA
- a CDS encoding TRAP transporter small permease: MTEEETEKNYRSSLPGPLGSIDTFISRVEAIILALGVLLMAFNTIANVIGRFVLGESIFFSGEINRILIIMITFAGIGYAARHGRHIRMSAVYDALPVGGRKVLMIIISLFTSAVMFFLLYFSVIYILDLYDKGRVLPALGFPIFIIYIWAPLGFLITGIQYLLTAVKNFTSHDVYLSTGVVDGYKDTESEV, from the coding sequence ATGACCGAAGAAGAAACCGAAAAGAATTACCGATCGAGCCTACCCGGCCCACTGGGCAGCATCGACACCTTCATCAGTCGCGTAGAAGCAATCATTCTGGCGCTCGGTGTGCTGCTGATGGCATTCAATACCATCGCCAATGTCATAGGACGCTTCGTGCTTGGTGAGAGCATCTTCTTTTCCGGGGAGATCAATCGCATCCTGATCATCATGATCACCTTCGCCGGTATCGGCTATGCCGCCCGTCACGGCCGCCATATCCGCATGTCGGCCGTCTACGATGCGTTACCGGTGGGAGGACGCAAGGTATTGATGATCATCATCTCGCTGTTTACGTCAGCAGTGATGTTCTTCCTGCTGTATTTCTCTGTCATCTATATTCTTGATCTCTACGACAAGGGGCGTGTTCTGCCTGCCTTGGGATTCCCGATCTTCATCATCTACATCTGGGCTCCGCTCGGCTTCTTGATCACTGGCATTCAATACCTGCTGACGGCAGTCAAGAACTTCACTTCCCATGACGTCTATCTGTCTACGGGTGTAGTAGACGGCTACAAGGACACTGAGTCCGAAGTCTGA
- a CDS encoding SCO family protein, with amino-acid sequence MMTRKLTMSLAVISILAIAVLLSWKPWQVSGDVPQVGGPIELSSTNGNFSLSDLEDDQLAIVFFGYTWCPDVCPMALSVVRQARQALPEGQQQRVVPVLISVDPERDTIARLREYLGFFGDDFIGATGSQAQLEEIGQRYDAMWRKVDAEESESGYTVDHSASLYLVNSEGEVIQRVLHSPTSGPLKAALDQALN; translated from the coding sequence ATGATGACGCGCAAACTCACCATGTCGCTGGCGGTGATCAGTATCCTGGCGATTGCCGTGCTGTTGAGCTGGAAACCATGGCAGGTCTCCGGTGATGTCCCTCAGGTTGGTGGTCCCATCGAACTGTCATCCACCAATGGCAATTTCTCACTGTCCGATCTCGAGGATGACCAGCTGGCTATCGTGTTCTTCGGTTACACCTGGTGTCCGGATGTCTGTCCGATGGCGTTGTCGGTAGTACGTCAGGCGCGTCAGGCGTTGCCGGAAGGTCAGCAGCAACGTGTGGTTCCGGTGTTGATCTCCGTCGACCCCGAGCGCGATACCATTGCTCGACTCAGAGAATATCTGGGGTTTTTCGGTGATGACTTCATTGGTGCTACCGGCAGTCAGGCGCAGCTCGAGGAAATCGGCCAGCGCTATGATGCCATGTGGCGCAAGGTGGACGCAGAGGAGTCGGAATCAGGTTACACCGTGGATCACAGCGCTTCGCTGTATCTGGTCAATTCCGAGGGTGAGGTAATCCAGCGTGTACTGCATTCACCCACTTCCGGGCCGCTCAAGGCGGCACTGGACCAGGCACTGAACTAG
- a CDS encoding AEC family transporter yields MQGIAAALGPLFLLILLGAVLGMSRIPGGDFWVRMERLIYFLLFPAMLIATLAQSNMSEVPVARVAIVLLGAMLIFSALLWWLKPHIGLDAASFTSVFQGAVRFNTYVGVAGAAALHGSLGATTAAVALALMIPVVNVLCVITFIAAGTLGRSGLWRSITALAQNPLILACLIGIGLNLSGIGLPSWSAGTLELLGRAALPLGLVAVGVALRPQALLRRDLGLWVSSLIKLALMPALVIALAWLLRLDPVSRDVALLFAALPTATSAYILARQLGGDAELMAGLITAQTLVAMATLPLWMRLVA; encoded by the coding sequence ATGCAGGGAATTGCTGCGGCATTGGGCCCACTATTTCTGCTGATCCTGCTCGGAGCAGTGCTGGGCATGAGCCGTATTCCGGGCGGCGATTTCTGGGTACGCATGGAACGGCTGATCTACTTTCTGCTGTTTCCAGCGATGCTGATCGCCACTCTGGCGCAGTCAAACATGTCCGAGGTACCGGTAGCACGAGTGGCGATCGTGCTGCTTGGTGCCATGCTGATCTTCAGTGCCCTGCTGTGGTGGCTCAAGCCGCATATTGGCCTTGATGCAGCGTCTTTCACTTCAGTGTTTCAGGGTGCCGTTCGCTTCAACACCTACGTCGGCGTCGCGGGCGCTGCCGCCCTGCATGGTAGTCTCGGCGCGACCACCGCCGCTGTTGCACTGGCGTTGATGATCCCGGTGGTCAATGTGCTCTGCGTGATTACCTTCATCGCCGCCGGCACCCTGGGCCGCTCGGGCCTGTGGCGTTCGATCACCGCCCTTGCCCAGAATCCACTGATCCTCGCCTGCCTGATCGGCATCGGCCTGAACCTGTCGGGTATCGGCCTGCCGAGCTGGAGCGCCGGCACTCTGGAACTACTGGGGCGCGCGGCCTTGCCGCTGGGTCTGGTGGCAGTCGGCGTCGCCTTGCGTCCCCAGGCGTTGCTGCGTCGCGACCTCGGGCTATGGGTGTCATCACTGATCAAGCTGGCGTTGATGCCGGCGCTGGTCATTGCACTCGCCTGGCTACTGAGGTTGGATCCCGTCAGCCGCGATGTCGCCTTGCTGTTCGCCGCACTGCCAACAGCGACTTCCGCCTATATTCTCGCACGCCAACTGGGCGGCGACGCCGAGCTGATGGCCGGCCTGATTACCGCCCAGACACTCGTCGCCATGGCCACCCTGCCTTTATGGATGCGTTTGGTGGCATAG
- a CDS encoding ATP-binding cassette domain-containing protein, whose product MIALRQVTLQRGAEPLFEDADVTLHAGHKAGIVGPNGAGKSSLFGLILGEIGADKGSIEMSGGQRIAHMEQEVDALERPIIDYVLDGDSELRRTEAALAEAQANQDHHREAELHGTIEALDGYSAPARAAQLLVGLGFAQQDLDKPLSAFSGGWRMRTNLARTLFMPSDVLLLDEPTNHLDLDALLWLEQWLVRYPGTLLLISHDRDFLDAVCDHIVHFDRQRLVVYRGNYTTFERTRAEKLALQQAQAAKQQARREEIENFVARFRYKATKARQAQSRLKMLERMGTIAVAHVDSPFHFTLPAADKTSHPLLVMDEATLGYHHAEKGELVQLEQVRLTILPGQRIGLLGPNGAGKSTLIKSLTGELPLLGGKRVAGEHLAVGYFAQHQLEGLDLSSTPFQHVQRLSPTAADSDIRRFLGGFGFPGDDVFAQVEHFSGGEKARLALSLVAWQKPNLLLLDEPTNHLDLEMREALTEALAAFEGTVIVVSHDRHLLKATVDEFWRVADHRVEPFDGDLEDYRDWLKSRLEAERRNARQSKGEQSKSEQTEAVAPREDRKASRRAAAEQREKLRPLKRERDKAEQAMEKVQHQLAGLEEQLADAELYTDSARKQELTDCLARQGELNAQLADLEQQWLTAEEALEELTQQLSS is encoded by the coding sequence ATGATTGCACTGCGCCAGGTGACCCTGCAACGTGGGGCCGAGCCACTGTTTGAAGACGCTGATGTGACGCTACATGCCGGCCACAAGGCAGGTATCGTCGGTCCCAATGGGGCCGGGAAGTCCAGCCTGTTCGGCCTGATCCTTGGCGAGATAGGTGCCGACAAGGGTAGCATCGAGATGAGCGGAGGCCAGCGCATTGCCCATATGGAGCAGGAAGTGGACGCGTTGGAACGCCCCATCATCGATTACGTTCTCGATGGCGATAGTGAGCTGAGACGCACCGAAGCGGCGTTGGCCGAGGCACAGGCAAACCAGGACCACCACCGCGAAGCGGAGCTGCACGGGACCATCGAGGCGCTGGACGGATACAGTGCGCCGGCTCGGGCCGCGCAACTATTGGTCGGACTGGGCTTTGCTCAACAGGACCTCGACAAGCCGCTGTCGGCGTTCTCTGGTGGTTGGCGCATGCGTACCAACCTCGCGCGCACCCTGTTCATGCCCTCGGATGTGCTGCTGCTCGATGAGCCAACCAACCACCTCGATCTCGACGCTCTGTTGTGGCTCGAACAGTGGCTGGTGCGCTACCCGGGCACGTTACTGTTGATCTCCCACGACCGCGACTTCCTCGATGCTGTCTGTGACCATATCGTGCACTTCGATCGCCAGCGTCTGGTGGTGTATCGCGGAAACTACACGACCTTTGAGCGCACCCGTGCCGAGAAACTGGCTCTTCAGCAGGCCCAGGCGGCCAAGCAACAAGCTCGTCGCGAGGAAATCGAGAACTTCGTGGCGCGCTTCCGATACAAGGCCACCAAGGCACGTCAGGCACAGAGTCGCCTGAAGATGCTCGAACGCATGGGCACCATTGCCGTGGCGCATGTCGATTCACCGTTTCACTTTACTCTACCGGCTGCAGACAAGACCTCACATCCGTTGCTGGTCATGGATGAGGCCACTCTGGGATATCACCACGCCGAGAAGGGCGAGCTCGTTCAACTGGAACAAGTGCGCCTGACCATTCTGCCGGGGCAGCGCATCGGTCTACTGGGCCCCAATGGCGCGGGCAAGTCGACACTGATCAAGTCGTTGACTGGCGAGTTACCGTTGCTGGGTGGCAAGCGTGTGGCCGGTGAGCATCTTGCGGTGGGCTATTTTGCCCAGCACCAACTGGAAGGTCTTGATCTGTCATCGACACCTTTCCAGCATGTGCAGCGCCTCTCACCGACTGCTGCCGACAGCGATATACGTCGCTTCCTCGGTGGTTTCGGTTTCCCGGGGGATGATGTCTTCGCTCAGGTCGAACATTTCTCGGGGGGAGAGAAGGCACGCCTGGCGCTGTCACTGGTGGCGTGGCAGAAGCCCAATCTGCTGCTGCTCGATGAGCCGACCAACCACCTGGATCTGGAGATGCGTGAGGCGTTGACCGAGGCATTGGCAGCCTTCGAGGGCACCGTGATCGTGGTATCTCATGATCGCCACCTGCTCAAGGCGACGGTCGACGAGTTCTGGCGTGTTGCTGACCATCGTGTTGAACCTTTCGATGGCGACCTGGAAGACTATCGTGATTGGCTCAAGAGCCGTCTGGAAGCCGAGCGGCGCAACGCGCGTCAGTCGAAGGGCGAACAGTCGAAGAGCGAGCAGACAGAAGCCGTAGCTCCGCGGGAAGACCGCAAGGCCTCAAGGCGTGCCGCTGCGGAGCAGCGCGAGAAGTTGCGCCCGTTGAAGCGTGAACGCGACAAGGCTGAGCAGGCTATGGAGAAGGTGCAGCATCAACTGGCAGGGCTGGAAGAACAGTTGGCCGATGCCGAGCTGTATACCGACTCGGCCCGCAAGCAGGAACTGACCGACTGCCTGGCCCGCCAGGGCGAACTCAATGCGCAATTGGCGGACCTTGAACAGCAGTGGCTGACGGCAGAGGAAGCGCTTGAAGAGTTGACCCAGCAGCTATCGAGCTGA
- a CDS encoding TIGR02444 family protein: MNADSTEFISLLRHQLQADPLWEFAVGLYSRPGVEQHCLVLQDEHGWDVCELLWRCWLYQHAAQAGPLPAEVAQWQHAVTRPLRDLRRQLKPAAQSSEGVANVRSQVSQAELYAERETLHILMKISLKSMLLSPLPRPLPRLEKVLHSTGQIQKKSQVSALRHIESQLDPM, encoded by the coding sequence TTGAACGCCGATTCTACCGAATTCATCTCGCTGCTGCGCCACCAGTTGCAGGCCGACCCGCTCTGGGAGTTCGCTGTGGGTCTCTATTCTCGCCCGGGCGTAGAACAACACTGCCTCGTCCTGCAGGACGAGCATGGCTGGGATGTCTGTGAGTTACTGTGGCGCTGCTGGCTATATCAACACGCCGCACAAGCAGGGCCGCTGCCTGCCGAGGTCGCGCAATGGCAACATGCAGTGACTCGTCCGCTTAGAGACTTGAGACGACAACTGAAGCCAGCAGCGCAGTCCTCCGAGGGAGTCGCCAATGTTCGCTCGCAGGTCAGTCAGGCGGAGTTATATGCCGAACGCGAAACGCTGCACATCCTCATGAAAATTAGCCTGAAGAGTATGTTACTGAGCCCACTTCCCCGCCCCCTCCCTCGCCTGGAAAAAGTGCTACATTCAACGGGCCAAATTCAGAAAAAATCACAAGTTAGCGCACTTAGACATATAGAAAGCCAGCTTGACCCTATGTAA
- the dctP gene encoding TRAP transporter substrate-binding protein DctP, translating into MKATKLLTTASIGALMLGMSSIALADTWRYAHEEYEGDVQDVFAQAFKQYVEDNSDHSVQVYRFGELGESDDIMEQTQNGILQFVNQSPGFTGALIPSAQIFFIPYLLPTDEETVLEFFDESKAINEMFPELYAEHGLELLQMYPEGEMVVTADEPITSPADFDNKKIRTMTNPLLAETYRAFGATPTPMAWGEVYGGLQTGIIDGQENPIFWIESGGLYEVSPNLTFTGHGWFTTAMMANSDFYEGLSDEDKQLVQDATDAAYDTTIEHIKGLSEESLAKIQEASDDVTVTRLDEEQIEAFKERAPQVEEKFVEMTGETGQELLDQFKADLEAVQGE; encoded by the coding sequence ATGAAGGCAACTAAACTGTTGACCACCGCCAGTATTGGCGCCCTTATGCTCGGCATGTCATCGATCGCCCTGGCTGACACCTGGCGCTATGCACATGAAGAATACGAAGGCGATGTACAGGACGTATTCGCCCAGGCGTTCAAGCAGTATGTCGAGGATAACTCTGACCACTCCGTACAGGTTTACCGCTTCGGTGAGCTGGGTGAGTCGGATGACATCATGGAACAGACTCAGAATGGAATTCTGCAGTTCGTCAATCAATCTCCCGGTTTCACCGGCGCACTGATCCCCTCCGCTCAGATATTCTTCATCCCCTATCTGCTGCCGACCGACGAAGAAACGGTGCTCGAGTTCTTCGACGAGAGCAAGGCCATCAATGAGATGTTCCCCGAGCTCTACGCTGAACACGGTCTGGAACTGCTGCAGATGTATCCGGAAGGCGAAATGGTGGTAACGGCCGACGAACCGATTACCTCACCAGCGGACTTCGACAACAAGAAGATCCGCACCATGACCAATCCGCTGTTGGCAGAAACCTATCGTGCCTTTGGTGCGACTCCGACGCCGATGGCCTGGGGTGAGGTCTATGGTGGCCTGCAGACTGGCATCATCGATGGCCAGGAAAACCCGATCTTCTGGATCGAGTCTGGTGGTCTCTATGAAGTCTCTCCCAACCTGACCTTCACAGGTCACGGCTGGTTCACCACGGCCATGATGGCCAACAGTGACTTCTATGAAGGCCTGTCCGACGAGGACAAGCAACTAGTGCAGGACGCTACTGACGCGGCCTACGACACTACCATCGAGCATATCAAGGGTCTGTCCGAGGAATCTCTGGCCAAGATCCAGGAAGCTTCCGATGACGTCACCGTGACACGTCTGGATGAAGAGCAGATCGAAGCGTTCAAGGAACGTGCGCCTCAGGTGGAAGAGAAGTTCGTCGAAATGACTGGCGAGACCGGTCAGGAACTGCTTGACCAGTTCAAGGCTGACCTGGAAGCAGTACAAGGCGAATAA